In the genome of Schistocerca piceifrons isolate TAMUIC-IGC-003096 chromosome X, iqSchPice1.1, whole genome shotgun sequence, one region contains:
- the LOC124721858 gene encoding protein BTG2-like, translated as MRVEIHSAANFLVHLLRLNHNGLSETQLEMFKASLTEVLRMRYKEHWFPEKPSRGSGYRCIRINGKMDPVVAQAGKAVGLPPAYLHSLFPSELTMWIDPAEVSYRIGENGSICVLYEETAPTTSEEFALERPLTKCDVPACSTGSGNNGGGSGSSASCKESLMFLDPRGVQHLAAYVSS; from the coding sequence ATGCGGGTAGAAATCCATTCTGCGGCAAATTTCCTGGTCCATCTGCTGAGGCTGAATCATAATGGTCTCAGCGAAACTCAGCTGGAGATGTTCAAAGCATCGCTTACTGAAGTTCTGCGTATGCGATACAAGGAGCATTGGTTCCCCGAAAAACCATCTCGTGGATCTGGTTACCGATGCATACGTATCAACGGCAAGATGGACCCAGTGGTAGCGCAAGCTGGGAAAGCTGTCGGACTGCCGCCTGCGTACCTGCACAGTCTGTTTCCTTCGGAGTTAACGATGTGGATAGATCCAGCTGAAGTGTCCTATAGGATCGGAGAGAACGGCTCCATCTGTGTTCTGTACGAAGAGACAGCACCAACGACGTCGGAGGAATTCGCACTGGAAAGGCCCCTGACGAAGTGTGATGTTCCTGCGTGCAGTACGGGCAGCGGCAACAATGGTGGCGGTAGCGGCAGCAGCGCGTCCTGCAAGGAGAGCTTGATGTTCCTAGACCCACGGGGAGTGCAGCATCTGGCGGCGTACGTGTCCAGCTGA